The following are from one region of the Stigmatella ashevillena genome:
- a CDS encoding zinc-binding dehydrogenase: MKTAALPETMRALCLMDYQGGLGSLRLMERPLPKPSAGQLLVRVAAAPIHPADRMFLQGRYGVKKPLPVVPGFEGSGTVVAAGSLSGRLLVGRRVGVSVSAESDGTWAEYVVVPLAQCLPLLPRMSDEQGASLFVNPFSAWALMERARKGKHPALVQSAAASALGRMLLKQALKEKLPLVNIVRRAAQEELLRGLGAEHVVNSSEPEFEERLRLLCHELGVTLGFDAVAGSMTGHILQALPEGGTVVVYGELSGEECRIPAGELIFRRKKVEGFWLSTWLSHGIGRSQLRALVDIPLRGGKDFETPVRAGFPLESAEEALRLAASDMTEGKVFFTPNR; this comes from the coding sequence ATGAAGACCGCCGCACTTCCCGAGACCATGCGCGCCCTGTGCCTCATGGACTATCAGGGGGGACTCGGGTCCCTGCGACTCATGGAGCGCCCCTTGCCGAAGCCTTCGGCCGGGCAGCTCTTGGTGCGTGTCGCGGCAGCGCCCATTCACCCCGCGGACAGGATGTTCCTGCAAGGCCGGTATGGGGTGAAGAAGCCCCTGCCGGTGGTGCCCGGGTTCGAGGGCAGTGGCACCGTGGTGGCCGCGGGGAGCCTGTCAGGGCGGCTGTTGGTGGGACGCAGGGTGGGGGTATCGGTTTCCGCGGAGTCCGACGGAACGTGGGCGGAGTATGTGGTGGTGCCCCTGGCCCAGTGCCTGCCGTTGTTGCCGCGCATGAGTGACGAGCAGGGGGCCAGCCTCTTCGTCAACCCCTTCTCGGCCTGGGCGTTGATGGAGAGGGCGCGCAAGGGCAAGCACCCGGCGCTGGTGCAGAGCGCCGCGGCGAGTGCCCTGGGGCGCATGCTGCTGAAGCAGGCCCTCAAGGAGAAGCTTCCCCTGGTGAACATCGTCCGCCGGGCGGCGCAGGAGGAGTTGCTGCGGGGGCTGGGGGCCGAGCACGTGGTGAACAGCAGCGAGCCGGAGTTCGAGGAGCGCTTGCGGCTCCTCTGCCATGAGCTGGGGGTGACGCTGGGCTTCGACGCGGTGGCGGGCTCGATGACGGGACACATCCTTCAAGCGCTGCCAGAGGGAGGGACGGTGGTCGTCTACGGTGAGCTCTCGGGCGAGGAGTGCCGCATTCCCGCGGGTGAGCTGATCTTCCGAAGGAAGAAGGTGGAAGGCTTCTGGCTGTCAACGTGGCTCAGCCACGGCATCGGCAGGTCCCAGCTCCGGGCACTGGTGGATATTCCGTTGAGGGGGGGCAAGGACTTCGAGACTCCCGTTCGCGCGGGCTTTCCCCTCGAGTCGGCGGAGGAAGCGTTGCGCCTGGCTGCGTCGGACATGACCGAGGGCAAGGTGTTCTTCACCCCGAACCGCTGA